A single Ptiloglossa arizonensis isolate GNS036 chromosome 2, iyPtiAriz1_principal, whole genome shotgun sequence DNA region contains:
- the LOC143143068 gene encoding uncharacterized protein LOC143143068 encodes MTEDSLTPSLPRGRWMLSRTSPSNRFFPLSDSRDPRAVSTRTEERSSFSFTCLPTIEFASRDPRFRENGRLSLSFVSSLPYEKKRDDQRSTPVPVSRWSECLQNFKRMTRGERSSNLDILSFTDTTVPFVDSVLSNVFLQKTHGKYNKY; translated from the exons ATGACGGAGGACAGTCTTACTCCGTCTCTCCCTCGAGGAAGATGGATGCTCTCCAGAACCTCTCCGTCTAATCGTttctttccgctttcagattcgCGAGATCCGCGAGCAGTGTCCACgagaaccgaggaacggagctcATTTTCCTTCACCTGTCTTCCAACGATCGAGTTTGCTTCCAGGGATCCCCGATTTCGAGAAAATGgacgtctttctctctctttcgtttcgtCTCTCCCTTATGAGAAGAAGAGAGACG ATCAGCGATCAACACCTGTACCCGTGTCTCGTTGGAGCGAGtgtttgcaaaatttcaaaAGGATGACAAGAGGAGAACGAAGTTCGAACTTggatattttgagtttcacggATACAACTGTGCCATTCGTTGATTCGGTGTTGAGCAACGTTTTTTTGCAGAAAACACAtggaaaatataacaaatattaG